Proteins encoded within one genomic window of Anopheles gambiae chromosome 3, idAnoGambNW_F1_1, whole genome shotgun sequence:
- the LOC1277441 gene encoding leupaxin isoform X5, giving the protein MTDALLADLQNTVPGHNQQQHGGGGGGGGSSVPGYGSLNGVRNKQQTSPVPQTYQNTTTKTVTESRATNGYNGSLPRSTTPHNSLPRSSTPQKLQTSASGNLSELDSLLQDLSSARYGNVAEKQPSNAIVTSPSPYAINDSIKRPSVDSLLEELSNAHSNPIYAVPHGNQNANQPGRQVTITVRETTTEKLTGTPSAQYQNQLYQQQLAQNESHTSSATKELDDLMASLSDFKISAGTSHQHQSVTDYAKPNQGTSHYQSTLTTVSTTEHLPPASSDQLDSMLGNLTADMSRQGVNTTQKGCCNACDKPIVGQVITALGKTWHPEHFTCNHCNQELGTRNFFERDGNPYCEPDYHNLFSPRCAYCNGPILDKCVTALEKTWHTEHFFCAQCGQQFGEDGFHERDGKPYCRNDYFDMFAPKCNGCNRAIMENYISALNSQWHPDCFVCRDCREPFHGGSFFDHEGLPYCETHYHAKRGSLCAGCSKPITGRCITAMFKKFHPEHFVCAFCLKQLNKGTFKEQNDKPYCHQCFDKLFG; this is encoded by the exons ATGCACTTCTTGCCGACCTTCAGAACACGGTCCCCGGAcacaatcagcagcagcatggtggtggtggtggtggcggtggctcATCCGTTCCCGGATATGGTAGCTTGAATGGAGTTCGGAACAAGCAGCAGACGAGTCCCGTTCCG CAAACATatcaaaacaccaccaccaaaacggTGACTGAGTCGCGTGCGACCAACGGCTACAATGGCTCACTGCCCAGGTCGACGACACCGCACAACTCCTTGCCACGGTCCAGCACGCCCCAGAAACTGCAAACGTCTGCTTCCGGCAATCTGTCCGAGCTGGATTCGCTGCTGCAGGACCTGAGTAGCGCCCGGTACGGCAATGTCGCCGAGAAGC AACCGAGCAACGCCATCGTCACTAGTCCATCTCCGTATGCCATTAATGATAGCATTAAGCGACCGTCGGTCGACAGCCTGCTGGAGGAGCTAAGCAATGCGCACTCCAACCCAATCTATGCGGTCCCGCACGG GAATCAAAATGCAAACCAACCCGGTCGGCAAGTCACGATAACGGTGCGTGAAACTACGACGGAAAAGCTTACCGGTACACCAAGCGCACAGTATCAAAATCAGC TGTACCAACAACAGCTGGCCCAAAATGAGTCGCACACTTCGTCGGCCACGAAGGAATTGGACGATCTGATGGCGTCACTGTCGGACTTCAAG ATCAGCGCCGGCACGTCGCACCAGCACCAGTCGGTGACGGACTACGCGAAGCCAAACCAGGGCACTTCGCACTACCAGAGCACGCTGACGACGGTCTCGACCACCGAGCATCTGCCGCCGGCCTCGTCCGATCAGCTCGATTCTATGCTCGGCAACCTGACCGCCGACATGAGCCGCCAGGGTGTGAACACGACGCAGAAGGGCTGCTGCAACGCGTGCGACAAACCGATCGTCGGGCAGGTGATAACGGCCCTCGGCAAAACGTGGCACCCGGAGCACTTTACCTGCAACCACTGCAACCAGGAGCTGGGCACGCGGAACTTCTTCGAGCGCGACGGCAACCCGTACTGCGAGCCGGACTATCACAACCTGTTCAGCCCCCGGTGCGCCTACTGCAATGGGCCGATTCTCGAT AAATGTGTCACAGCGCTCGAGAAAACGTGGCACACGGAGCACTTCTTCTGCGCCCAGTGCGGCCAGCAGTTCGGCGAGGACGGGTTCCACGAGCGCGACGGCAAGCCGTACTGCCGCAACGACTACTTCGACATGTTCGCGCCGAAGTGCAACGGGTGCAACCGGGCCATCATGGAGAACTACATCTCCGCCCTGAACAGCCAGTGGCATCCGGACTGTTTCGTGTGCCGG GATTGCCGCGAACCGTTCCACGGCGGTTCATTCTTCGACCACGAAGGGCTACCGTACTGCGAGACGCACTATCACGCGAAGCGCGGATCGCTCTGTGCCGGCTGCTCGAAACCCATCACTGGCCGCTGCATTACCGCCATGTTTAAGAAATTCCACCCGGAGCATTTCGTGTGCGCGTTCTGCCTGAAGCAGCTAAACAAGGGCACGTTCAAGGAGCAGAACGATAAACCTTACTGCCACCAGTGCTTCGATAAGCTGTTCGGCTAG
- the LOC1277441 gene encoding paxillin isoform X9: MDDLDALLADLQNTVPGHNQQQHGGGGGGGGSSVPGYGSLNGVRNKQQTSPVPQTYQNTTTKTVTESRATNGYNGSLPRSTTPHNSLPRSSTPQKLQTSASGNLSELDSLLQDLSSARYGNVAEKQPSNAIVTSPSPYAINDSIKRPSVDSLLEELSNAHSNPIYAVPHGNQNANQPGRQVTITVRETTTEKLTGTPSAQYQNQLYQQQLAQNESHTSSATKELDDLMASLSDFKISAGTSHQHQSVTDYAKPNQGTSHYQSTLTTVSTTEHLPPASSDQLDSMLGNLTADMSRQGVNTTQKGCCNACDKPIVGQVITALGKTWHPEHFTCNHCNQELGTRNFFERDGNPYCEPDYHNLFSPRCAYCNGPILDKCVTALEKTWHTEHFFCAQCGQQFGEDGFHERDGKPYCRNDYFDMFAPKCNGCNRAIMENYISALNSQWHPDCFVCRDCSKPVTGKSFYAMEGKPVCPGCVGADEDE; encoded by the exons ATGCACTTCTTGCCGACCTTCAGAACACGGTCCCCGGAcacaatcagcagcagcatggtggtggtggtggtggcggtggctcATCCGTTCCCGGATATGGTAGCTTGAATGGAGTTCGGAACAAGCAGCAGACGAGTCCCGTTCCG CAAACATatcaaaacaccaccaccaaaacggTGACTGAGTCGCGTGCGACCAACGGCTACAATGGCTCACTGCCCAGGTCGACGACACCGCACAACTCCTTGCCACGGTCCAGCACGCCCCAGAAACTGCAAACGTCTGCTTCCGGCAATCTGTCCGAGCTGGATTCGCTGCTGCAGGACCTGAGTAGCGCCCGGTACGGCAATGTCGCCGAGAAGC AACCGAGCAACGCCATCGTCACTAGTCCATCTCCGTATGCCATTAATGATAGCATTAAGCGACCGTCGGTCGACAGCCTGCTGGAGGAGCTAAGCAATGCGCACTCCAACCCAATCTATGCGGTCCCGCACGG GAATCAAAATGCAAACCAACCCGGTCGGCAAGTCACGATAACGGTGCGTGAAACTACGACGGAAAAGCTTACCGGTACACCAAGCGCACAGTATCAAAATCAGC TGTACCAACAACAGCTGGCCCAAAATGAGTCGCACACTTCGTCGGCCACGAAGGAATTGGACGATCTGATGGCGTCACTGTCGGACTTCAAG ATCAGCGCCGGCACGTCGCACCAGCACCAGTCGGTGACGGACTACGCGAAGCCAAACCAGGGCACTTCGCACTACCAGAGCACGCTGACGACGGTCTCGACCACCGAGCATCTGCCGCCGGCCTCGTCCGATCAGCTCGATTCTATGCTCGGCAACCTGACCGCCGACATGAGCCGCCAGGGTGTGAACACGACGCAGAAGGGCTGCTGCAACGCGTGCGACAAACCGATCGTCGGGCAGGTGATAACGGCCCTCGGCAAAACGTGGCACCCGGAGCACTTTACCTGCAACCACTGCAACCAGGAGCTGGGCACGCGGAACTTCTTCGAGCGCGACGGCAACCCGTACTGCGAGCCGGACTATCACAACCTGTTCAGCCCCCGGTGCGCCTACTGCAATGGGCCGATTCTCGAT AAATGTGTCACAGCGCTCGAGAAAACGTGGCACACGGAGCACTTCTTCTGCGCCCAGTGCGGCCAGCAGTTCGGCGAGGACGGGTTCCACGAGCGCGACGGCAAGCCGTACTGCCGCAACGACTACTTCGACATGTTCGCGCCGAAGTGCAACGGGTGCAACCGGGCCATCATGGAGAACTACATCTCCGCCCTGAACAGCCAGTGGCATCCGGACTGTTTCGTGTGCCGG GACTGCTCGAAACCGGTCACCGGCAAGTCGTTCTACGCGATGGAAGGCAAACCCGTCTGTCCCGGCTGTGTCGGCGCTGATGAGGACGAGTAA
- the LOC1277441 gene encoding leupaxin isoform X2 — MASKMSRTTPTKGIVGGGGGRAEGFEDYLDALLADLQNTVPGHNQQQHGGGGGGGGSSVPGYGSLNGVRNKQQTSPVPQTYQNTTTKTVTESRATNGYNGSLPRSTTPHNSLPRSSTPQKLQTSASGNLSELDSLLQDLSSARYGNVAEKQPSNAIVTSPSPYAINDSIKRPSVDSLLEELSNAHSNPIYAVPHGNQNANQPGRQVTITVRETTTEKLTGTPSAQYQNQLYQQQLAQNESHTSSATKELDDLMASLSDFKISAGTSHQHQSVTDYAKPNQGTSHYQSTLTTVSTTEHLPPASSDQLDSMLGNLTADMSRQGVNTTQKGCCNACDKPIVGQVITALGKTWHPEHFTCNHCNQELGTRNFFERDGNPYCEPDYHNLFSPRCAYCNGPILDKCVTALEKTWHTEHFFCAQCGQQFGEDGFHERDGKPYCRNDYFDMFAPKCNGCNRAIMENYISALNSQWHPDCFVCRDCREPFHGGSFFDHEGLPYCETHYHAKRGSLCAGCSKPITGRCITAMFKKFHPEHFVCAFCLKQLNKGTFKEQNDKPYCHQCFDKLFG; from the exons ATGCACTTCTTGCCGACCTTCAGAACACGGTCCCCGGAcacaatcagcagcagcatggtggtggtggtggtggcggtggctcATCCGTTCCCGGATATGGTAGCTTGAATGGAGTTCGGAACAAGCAGCAGACGAGTCCCGTTCCG CAAACATatcaaaacaccaccaccaaaacggTGACTGAGTCGCGTGCGACCAACGGCTACAATGGCTCACTGCCCAGGTCGACGACACCGCACAACTCCTTGCCACGGTCCAGCACGCCCCAGAAACTGCAAACGTCTGCTTCCGGCAATCTGTCCGAGCTGGATTCGCTGCTGCAGGACCTGAGTAGCGCCCGGTACGGCAATGTCGCCGAGAAGC AACCGAGCAACGCCATCGTCACTAGTCCATCTCCGTATGCCATTAATGATAGCATTAAGCGACCGTCGGTCGACAGCCTGCTGGAGGAGCTAAGCAATGCGCACTCCAACCCAATCTATGCGGTCCCGCACGG GAATCAAAATGCAAACCAACCCGGTCGGCAAGTCACGATAACGGTGCGTGAAACTACGACGGAAAAGCTTACCGGTACACCAAGCGCACAGTATCAAAATCAGC TGTACCAACAACAGCTGGCCCAAAATGAGTCGCACACTTCGTCGGCCACGAAGGAATTGGACGATCTGATGGCGTCACTGTCGGACTTCAAG ATCAGCGCCGGCACGTCGCACCAGCACCAGTCGGTGACGGACTACGCGAAGCCAAACCAGGGCACTTCGCACTACCAGAGCACGCTGACGACGGTCTCGACCACCGAGCATCTGCCGCCGGCCTCGTCCGATCAGCTCGATTCTATGCTCGGCAACCTGACCGCCGACATGAGCCGCCAGGGTGTGAACACGACGCAGAAGGGCTGCTGCAACGCGTGCGACAAACCGATCGTCGGGCAGGTGATAACGGCCCTCGGCAAAACGTGGCACCCGGAGCACTTTACCTGCAACCACTGCAACCAGGAGCTGGGCACGCGGAACTTCTTCGAGCGCGACGGCAACCCGTACTGCGAGCCGGACTATCACAACCTGTTCAGCCCCCGGTGCGCCTACTGCAATGGGCCGATTCTCGAT AAATGTGTCACAGCGCTCGAGAAAACGTGGCACACGGAGCACTTCTTCTGCGCCCAGTGCGGCCAGCAGTTCGGCGAGGACGGGTTCCACGAGCGCGACGGCAAGCCGTACTGCCGCAACGACTACTTCGACATGTTCGCGCCGAAGTGCAACGGGTGCAACCGGGCCATCATGGAGAACTACATCTCCGCCCTGAACAGCCAGTGGCATCCGGACTGTTTCGTGTGCCGG GATTGCCGCGAACCGTTCCACGGCGGTTCATTCTTCGACCACGAAGGGCTACCGTACTGCGAGACGCACTATCACGCGAAGCGCGGATCGCTCTGTGCCGGCTGCTCGAAACCCATCACTGGCCGCTGCATTACCGCCATGTTTAAGAAATTCCACCCGGAGCATTTCGTGTGCGCGTTCTGCCTGAAGCAGCTAAACAAGGGCACGTTCAAGGAGCAGAACGATAAACCTTACTGCCACCAGTGCTTCGATAAGCTGTTCGGCTAG
- the LOC1277441 gene encoding paxillin isoform X7 has translation MRDPKMEQITYESVQENCQDFLDALLADLQNTVPGHNQQQHGGGGGGGGSSVPGYGSLNGVRNKQQTSPVPQTYQNTTTKTVTESRATNGYNGSLPRSTTPHNSLPRSSTPQKLQTSASGNLSELDSLLQDLSSARYGNVAEKQPSNAIVTSPSPYAINDSIKRPSVDSLLEELSNAHSNPIYAVPHGNQNANQPGRQVTITVRETTTEKLTGTPSAQYQNQLYQQQLAQNESHTSSATKELDDLMASLSDFKISAGTSHQHQSVTDYAKPNQGTSHYQSTLTTVSTTEHLPPASSDQLDSMLGNLTADMSRQGVNTTQKGCCNACDKPIVGQVITALGKTWHPEHFTCNHCNQELGTRNFFERDGNPYCEPDYHNLFSPRCAYCNGPILDKCVTALEKTWHTEHFFCAQCGQQFGEDGFHERDGKPYCRNDYFDMFAPKCNGCNRAIMENYISALNSQWHPDCFVCRDCSKPVTGKSFYAMEGKPVCPGCVGADEDE, from the exons ATGCGCGACCCAAAGATGGAACAAATAACGTACGAAAGTGTGCAGGAAAACTGTCAAGATTTTCTCG ATGCACTTCTTGCCGACCTTCAGAACACGGTCCCCGGAcacaatcagcagcagcatggtggtggtggtggtggcggtggctcATCCGTTCCCGGATATGGTAGCTTGAATGGAGTTCGGAACAAGCAGCAGACGAGTCCCGTTCCG CAAACATatcaaaacaccaccaccaaaacggTGACTGAGTCGCGTGCGACCAACGGCTACAATGGCTCACTGCCCAGGTCGACGACACCGCACAACTCCTTGCCACGGTCCAGCACGCCCCAGAAACTGCAAACGTCTGCTTCCGGCAATCTGTCCGAGCTGGATTCGCTGCTGCAGGACCTGAGTAGCGCCCGGTACGGCAATGTCGCCGAGAAGC AACCGAGCAACGCCATCGTCACTAGTCCATCTCCGTATGCCATTAATGATAGCATTAAGCGACCGTCGGTCGACAGCCTGCTGGAGGAGCTAAGCAATGCGCACTCCAACCCAATCTATGCGGTCCCGCACGG GAATCAAAATGCAAACCAACCCGGTCGGCAAGTCACGATAACGGTGCGTGAAACTACGACGGAAAAGCTTACCGGTACACCAAGCGCACAGTATCAAAATCAGC TGTACCAACAACAGCTGGCCCAAAATGAGTCGCACACTTCGTCGGCCACGAAGGAATTGGACGATCTGATGGCGTCACTGTCGGACTTCAAG ATCAGCGCCGGCACGTCGCACCAGCACCAGTCGGTGACGGACTACGCGAAGCCAAACCAGGGCACTTCGCACTACCAGAGCACGCTGACGACGGTCTCGACCACCGAGCATCTGCCGCCGGCCTCGTCCGATCAGCTCGATTCTATGCTCGGCAACCTGACCGCCGACATGAGCCGCCAGGGTGTGAACACGACGCAGAAGGGCTGCTGCAACGCGTGCGACAAACCGATCGTCGGGCAGGTGATAACGGCCCTCGGCAAAACGTGGCACCCGGAGCACTTTACCTGCAACCACTGCAACCAGGAGCTGGGCACGCGGAACTTCTTCGAGCGCGACGGCAACCCGTACTGCGAGCCGGACTATCACAACCTGTTCAGCCCCCGGTGCGCCTACTGCAATGGGCCGATTCTCGAT AAATGTGTCACAGCGCTCGAGAAAACGTGGCACACGGAGCACTTCTTCTGCGCCCAGTGCGGCCAGCAGTTCGGCGAGGACGGGTTCCACGAGCGCGACGGCAAGCCGTACTGCCGCAACGACTACTTCGACATGTTCGCGCCGAAGTGCAACGGGTGCAACCGGGCCATCATGGAGAACTACATCTCCGCCCTGAACAGCCAGTGGCATCCGGACTGTTTCGTGTGCCGG GACTGCTCGAAACCGGTCACCGGCAAGTCGTTCTACGCGATGGAAGGCAAACCCGTCTGTCCCGGCTGTGTCGGCGCTGATGAGGACGAGTAA
- the LOC1277441 gene encoding leupaxin isoform X1, with protein sequence MDRTCYGKFDPGARQPYRCTLRDRGIAPGYALLADLQNTVPGHNQQQHGGGGGGGGSSVPGYGSLNGVRNKQQTSPVPQTYQNTTTKTVTESRATNGYNGSLPRSTTPHNSLPRSSTPQKLQTSASGNLSELDSLLQDLSSARYGNVAEKQPSNAIVTSPSPYAINDSIKRPSVDSLLEELSNAHSNPIYAVPHGNQNANQPGRQVTITVRETTTEKLTGTPSAQYQNQLYQQQLAQNESHTSSATKELDDLMASLSDFKISAGTSHQHQSVTDYAKPNQGTSHYQSTLTTVSTTEHLPPASSDQLDSMLGNLTADMSRQGVNTTQKGCCNACDKPIVGQVITALGKTWHPEHFTCNHCNQELGTRNFFERDGNPYCEPDYHNLFSPRCAYCNGPILDKCVTALEKTWHTEHFFCAQCGQQFGEDGFHERDGKPYCRNDYFDMFAPKCNGCNRAIMENYISALNSQWHPDCFVCRDCREPFHGGSFFDHEGLPYCETHYHAKRGSLCAGCSKPITGRCITAMFKKFHPEHFVCAFCLKQLNKGTFKEQNDKPYCHQCFDKLFG encoded by the exons ATGCACTTCTTGCCGACCTTCAGAACACGGTCCCCGGAcacaatcagcagcagcatggtggtggtggtggtggcggtggctcATCCGTTCCCGGATATGGTAGCTTGAATGGAGTTCGGAACAAGCAGCAGACGAGTCCCGTTCCG CAAACATatcaaaacaccaccaccaaaacggTGACTGAGTCGCGTGCGACCAACGGCTACAATGGCTCACTGCCCAGGTCGACGACACCGCACAACTCCTTGCCACGGTCCAGCACGCCCCAGAAACTGCAAACGTCTGCTTCCGGCAATCTGTCCGAGCTGGATTCGCTGCTGCAGGACCTGAGTAGCGCCCGGTACGGCAATGTCGCCGAGAAGC AACCGAGCAACGCCATCGTCACTAGTCCATCTCCGTATGCCATTAATGATAGCATTAAGCGACCGTCGGTCGACAGCCTGCTGGAGGAGCTAAGCAATGCGCACTCCAACCCAATCTATGCGGTCCCGCACGG GAATCAAAATGCAAACCAACCCGGTCGGCAAGTCACGATAACGGTGCGTGAAACTACGACGGAAAAGCTTACCGGTACACCAAGCGCACAGTATCAAAATCAGC TGTACCAACAACAGCTGGCCCAAAATGAGTCGCACACTTCGTCGGCCACGAAGGAATTGGACGATCTGATGGCGTCACTGTCGGACTTCAAG ATCAGCGCCGGCACGTCGCACCAGCACCAGTCGGTGACGGACTACGCGAAGCCAAACCAGGGCACTTCGCACTACCAGAGCACGCTGACGACGGTCTCGACCACCGAGCATCTGCCGCCGGCCTCGTCCGATCAGCTCGATTCTATGCTCGGCAACCTGACCGCCGACATGAGCCGCCAGGGTGTGAACACGACGCAGAAGGGCTGCTGCAACGCGTGCGACAAACCGATCGTCGGGCAGGTGATAACGGCCCTCGGCAAAACGTGGCACCCGGAGCACTTTACCTGCAACCACTGCAACCAGGAGCTGGGCACGCGGAACTTCTTCGAGCGCGACGGCAACCCGTACTGCGAGCCGGACTATCACAACCTGTTCAGCCCCCGGTGCGCCTACTGCAATGGGCCGATTCTCGAT AAATGTGTCACAGCGCTCGAGAAAACGTGGCACACGGAGCACTTCTTCTGCGCCCAGTGCGGCCAGCAGTTCGGCGAGGACGGGTTCCACGAGCGCGACGGCAAGCCGTACTGCCGCAACGACTACTTCGACATGTTCGCGCCGAAGTGCAACGGGTGCAACCGGGCCATCATGGAGAACTACATCTCCGCCCTGAACAGCCAGTGGCATCCGGACTGTTTCGTGTGCCGG GATTGCCGCGAACCGTTCCACGGCGGTTCATTCTTCGACCACGAAGGGCTACCGTACTGCGAGACGCACTATCACGCGAAGCGCGGATCGCTCTGTGCCGGCTGCTCGAAACCCATCACTGGCCGCTGCATTACCGCCATGTTTAAGAAATTCCACCCGGAGCATTTCGTGTGCGCGTTCTGCCTGAAGCAGCTAAACAAGGGCACGTTCAAGGAGCAGAACGATAAACCTTACTGCCACCAGTGCTTCGATAAGCTGTTCGGCTAG
- the LOC1277441 gene encoding paxillin isoform X6, whose product MASKMSRTTPTKGIVGGGGGRAEGFEDYLDALLADLQNTVPGHNQQQHGGGGGGGGSSVPGYGSLNGVRNKQQTSPVPQTYQNTTTKTVTESRATNGYNGSLPRSTTPHNSLPRSSTPQKLQTSASGNLSELDSLLQDLSSARYGNVAEKQPSNAIVTSPSPYAINDSIKRPSVDSLLEELSNAHSNPIYAVPHGNQNANQPGRQVTITVRETTTEKLTGTPSAQYQNQLYQQQLAQNESHTSSATKELDDLMASLSDFKISAGTSHQHQSVTDYAKPNQGTSHYQSTLTTVSTTEHLPPASSDQLDSMLGNLTADMSRQGVNTTQKGCCNACDKPIVGQVITALGKTWHPEHFTCNHCNQELGTRNFFERDGNPYCEPDYHNLFSPRCAYCNGPILDKCVTALEKTWHTEHFFCAQCGQQFGEDGFHERDGKPYCRNDYFDMFAPKCNGCNRAIMENYISALNSQWHPDCFVCRDCSKPVTGKSFYAMEGKPVCPGCVGADEDE is encoded by the exons ATGCACTTCTTGCCGACCTTCAGAACACGGTCCCCGGAcacaatcagcagcagcatggtggtggtggtggtggcggtggctcATCCGTTCCCGGATATGGTAGCTTGAATGGAGTTCGGAACAAGCAGCAGACGAGTCCCGTTCCG CAAACATatcaaaacaccaccaccaaaacggTGACTGAGTCGCGTGCGACCAACGGCTACAATGGCTCACTGCCCAGGTCGACGACACCGCACAACTCCTTGCCACGGTCCAGCACGCCCCAGAAACTGCAAACGTCTGCTTCCGGCAATCTGTCCGAGCTGGATTCGCTGCTGCAGGACCTGAGTAGCGCCCGGTACGGCAATGTCGCCGAGAAGC AACCGAGCAACGCCATCGTCACTAGTCCATCTCCGTATGCCATTAATGATAGCATTAAGCGACCGTCGGTCGACAGCCTGCTGGAGGAGCTAAGCAATGCGCACTCCAACCCAATCTATGCGGTCCCGCACGG GAATCAAAATGCAAACCAACCCGGTCGGCAAGTCACGATAACGGTGCGTGAAACTACGACGGAAAAGCTTACCGGTACACCAAGCGCACAGTATCAAAATCAGC TGTACCAACAACAGCTGGCCCAAAATGAGTCGCACACTTCGTCGGCCACGAAGGAATTGGACGATCTGATGGCGTCACTGTCGGACTTCAAG ATCAGCGCCGGCACGTCGCACCAGCACCAGTCGGTGACGGACTACGCGAAGCCAAACCAGGGCACTTCGCACTACCAGAGCACGCTGACGACGGTCTCGACCACCGAGCATCTGCCGCCGGCCTCGTCCGATCAGCTCGATTCTATGCTCGGCAACCTGACCGCCGACATGAGCCGCCAGGGTGTGAACACGACGCAGAAGGGCTGCTGCAACGCGTGCGACAAACCGATCGTCGGGCAGGTGATAACGGCCCTCGGCAAAACGTGGCACCCGGAGCACTTTACCTGCAACCACTGCAACCAGGAGCTGGGCACGCGGAACTTCTTCGAGCGCGACGGCAACCCGTACTGCGAGCCGGACTATCACAACCTGTTCAGCCCCCGGTGCGCCTACTGCAATGGGCCGATTCTCGAT AAATGTGTCACAGCGCTCGAGAAAACGTGGCACACGGAGCACTTCTTCTGCGCCCAGTGCGGCCAGCAGTTCGGCGAGGACGGGTTCCACGAGCGCGACGGCAAGCCGTACTGCCGCAACGACTACTTCGACATGTTCGCGCCGAAGTGCAACGGGTGCAACCGGGCCATCATGGAGAACTACATCTCCGCCCTGAACAGCCAGTGGCATCCGGACTGTTTCGTGTGCCGG GACTGCTCGAAACCGGTCACCGGCAAGTCGTTCTACGCGATGGAAGGCAAACCCGTCTGTCCCGGCTGTGTCGGCGCTGATGAGGACGAGTAA
- the LOC1277441 gene encoding leupaxin isoform X3 produces MRDPKMEQITYESVQENCQDFLDALLADLQNTVPGHNQQQHGGGGGGGGSSVPGYGSLNGVRNKQQTSPVPQTYQNTTTKTVTESRATNGYNGSLPRSTTPHNSLPRSSTPQKLQTSASGNLSELDSLLQDLSSARYGNVAEKQPSNAIVTSPSPYAINDSIKRPSVDSLLEELSNAHSNPIYAVPHGNQNANQPGRQVTITVRETTTEKLTGTPSAQYQNQLYQQQLAQNESHTSSATKELDDLMASLSDFKISAGTSHQHQSVTDYAKPNQGTSHYQSTLTTVSTTEHLPPASSDQLDSMLGNLTADMSRQGVNTTQKGCCNACDKPIVGQVITALGKTWHPEHFTCNHCNQELGTRNFFERDGNPYCEPDYHNLFSPRCAYCNGPILDKCVTALEKTWHTEHFFCAQCGQQFGEDGFHERDGKPYCRNDYFDMFAPKCNGCNRAIMENYISALNSQWHPDCFVCRDCREPFHGGSFFDHEGLPYCETHYHAKRGSLCAGCSKPITGRCITAMFKKFHPEHFVCAFCLKQLNKGTFKEQNDKPYCHQCFDKLFG; encoded by the exons ATGCGCGACCCAAAGATGGAACAAATAACGTACGAAAGTGTGCAGGAAAACTGTCAAGATTTTCTCG ATGCACTTCTTGCCGACCTTCAGAACACGGTCCCCGGAcacaatcagcagcagcatggtggtggtggtggtggcggtggctcATCCGTTCCCGGATATGGTAGCTTGAATGGAGTTCGGAACAAGCAGCAGACGAGTCCCGTTCCG CAAACATatcaaaacaccaccaccaaaacggTGACTGAGTCGCGTGCGACCAACGGCTACAATGGCTCACTGCCCAGGTCGACGACACCGCACAACTCCTTGCCACGGTCCAGCACGCCCCAGAAACTGCAAACGTCTGCTTCCGGCAATCTGTCCGAGCTGGATTCGCTGCTGCAGGACCTGAGTAGCGCCCGGTACGGCAATGTCGCCGAGAAGC AACCGAGCAACGCCATCGTCACTAGTCCATCTCCGTATGCCATTAATGATAGCATTAAGCGACCGTCGGTCGACAGCCTGCTGGAGGAGCTAAGCAATGCGCACTCCAACCCAATCTATGCGGTCCCGCACGG GAATCAAAATGCAAACCAACCCGGTCGGCAAGTCACGATAACGGTGCGTGAAACTACGACGGAAAAGCTTACCGGTACACCAAGCGCACAGTATCAAAATCAGC TGTACCAACAACAGCTGGCCCAAAATGAGTCGCACACTTCGTCGGCCACGAAGGAATTGGACGATCTGATGGCGTCACTGTCGGACTTCAAG ATCAGCGCCGGCACGTCGCACCAGCACCAGTCGGTGACGGACTACGCGAAGCCAAACCAGGGCACTTCGCACTACCAGAGCACGCTGACGACGGTCTCGACCACCGAGCATCTGCCGCCGGCCTCGTCCGATCAGCTCGATTCTATGCTCGGCAACCTGACCGCCGACATGAGCCGCCAGGGTGTGAACACGACGCAGAAGGGCTGCTGCAACGCGTGCGACAAACCGATCGTCGGGCAGGTGATAACGGCCCTCGGCAAAACGTGGCACCCGGAGCACTTTACCTGCAACCACTGCAACCAGGAGCTGGGCACGCGGAACTTCTTCGAGCGCGACGGCAACCCGTACTGCGAGCCGGACTATCACAACCTGTTCAGCCCCCGGTGCGCCTACTGCAATGGGCCGATTCTCGAT AAATGTGTCACAGCGCTCGAGAAAACGTGGCACACGGAGCACTTCTTCTGCGCCCAGTGCGGCCAGCAGTTCGGCGAGGACGGGTTCCACGAGCGCGACGGCAAGCCGTACTGCCGCAACGACTACTTCGACATGTTCGCGCCGAAGTGCAACGGGTGCAACCGGGCCATCATGGAGAACTACATCTCCGCCCTGAACAGCCAGTGGCATCCGGACTGTTTCGTGTGCCGG GATTGCCGCGAACCGTTCCACGGCGGTTCATTCTTCGACCACGAAGGGCTACCGTACTGCGAGACGCACTATCACGCGAAGCGCGGATCGCTCTGTGCCGGCTGCTCGAAACCCATCACTGGCCGCTGCATTACCGCCATGTTTAAGAAATTCCACCCGGAGCATTTCGTGTGCGCGTTCTGCCTGAAGCAGCTAAACAAGGGCACGTTCAAGGAGCAGAACGATAAACCTTACTGCCACCAGTGCTTCGATAAGCTGTTCGGCTAG